In Bradyrhizobium sp. CCBAU 051011, the following are encoded in one genomic region:
- a CDS encoding DUF5330 domain-containing protein has product MFFMLRMAFWLGLVLVLLPREKTPESDKVPQISASEAVSAATAAASDMGQFCKRQPAACEVGGQAATAIGQRAQDGARQLYKIITDDKKPEQPKVPDKKPDHTSSVGTDAEAVVANTSPPDALTDGDMAIEWRMPRTPLAAK; this is encoded by the coding sequence ATGTTTTTTATGCTTCGCATGGCGTTCTGGCTCGGGCTCGTGCTCGTGCTGCTGCCCAGGGAAAAGACGCCTGAATCGGACAAGGTGCCGCAGATCAGCGCGTCCGAAGCTGTATCGGCTGCGACCGCAGCCGCCTCCGACATGGGCCAGTTCTGCAAGCGCCAGCCGGCGGCCTGCGAGGTCGGCGGCCAGGCCGCGACGGCTATCGGCCAGCGCGCCCAGGATGGCGCCCGCCAGTTGTACAAGATCATCACCGACGACAAGAAGCCCGAGCAACCCAAGGTCCCCGACAAGAAGCCCGACCATACCAGCTCGGTCGGCACCGACGCCGAGGCCGTTGTCGCGAACACGTCGCCCCCTGACGCGCTGACGGATGGCGATATGGCGATCGAATGGCGGATGCCGCGGACGCCGTTGGCCGCAAAATAG